In Pleomorphomonas sp. T1.2MG-36, one genomic interval encodes:
- a CDS encoding methyl-accepting chemotaxis protein gives MFDRLRIISRIALICGVMIIPVLTFGTMFFEQSREQSRQTAAEKKGMEHYRLGFALWEALLVEERAPGAAMSQPVADLRKTYAEAATAYDGLHGTEKLSKDFLAAAEVGRGNEAKVTGLELLNLVRNASELTLDPKASSYYLIDAATLQMPTLLMASSNLGDLFDLANRTKGFITPQQRIDIVSALHDIDNSATTLAYDFQTGLSGLSDAKAADLKTKATSLAKAAEAFADKLRPAVQTLATGKFPKDLNAGVADAKAALRTETLALWHQTEVEVGTLLDDRLSGLRWAFYGNLAIIALILAVAGVLAYVVTRSISRQLTRLTGVLGDIETGRFDIEIPYAALRNEIGAMAKSFAVFRDGLAEAERMRLEREGQSAEAIHAADRRIKLVSVFTDRMTALAGAFTASSGEVNTAAEGLSANARHSADRTDVVNTAAEEASVNVNTVASATEELAASIGEIAGQVRKSAEVAATAANDATLSEQSIGALSAAAEKIGDVVSLISAIAEQTNLLALNATIEAARAGEAGKGFAVVASEVKQLASQTAKATADISQKIVEIQTQTSTSVDAISRIVNTVRSLGDITQAISAAVEQQGVATREIAVNCQRAAAGAGAVTENIGEVAAAVDLTGTSAGRLTNLAHDLARRAEDLNQEVGAFAEQLAAA, from the coding sequence GCGCATCATTTCCCGCATTGCCCTGATCTGTGGCGTCATGATCATTCCGGTTCTTACTTTCGGCACGATGTTCTTCGAACAGTCGCGGGAGCAAAGCCGGCAGACGGCGGCCGAGAAGAAGGGCATGGAGCATTACCGGCTGGGCTTTGCCCTGTGGGAAGCGCTGCTCGTCGAAGAGCGGGCACCGGGCGCCGCCATGTCGCAACCGGTTGCCGATTTGCGCAAGACCTATGCCGAGGCCGCGACGGCCTATGATGGCCTGCATGGCACGGAGAAGCTTTCGAAGGACTTCCTCGCCGCGGCCGAAGTGGGGCGCGGCAACGAAGCCAAGGTGACCGGCCTGGAGTTGCTCAACCTGGTGCGCAATGCGTCGGAGCTGACGCTCGATCCGAAGGCATCCAGCTACTATCTGATCGACGCGGCGACCCTGCAGATGCCGACCCTCTTGATGGCCTCCAGCAACCTCGGCGATCTCTTCGATCTCGCCAACCGTACCAAGGGTTTCATCACGCCGCAGCAACGCATCGATATCGTCAGCGCGCTGCACGACATCGACAATAGCGCCACCACCCTCGCCTACGACTTCCAGACCGGCTTGTCCGGGCTATCCGATGCGAAGGCCGCCGATCTCAAGACCAAGGCGACCAGCCTCGCCAAGGCGGCGGAGGCGTTTGCCGACAAGCTCAGACCGGCCGTGCAGACACTGGCTACCGGCAAGTTTCCCAAGGATCTCAACGCTGGCGTCGCCGACGCCAAGGCGGCGCTGCGCACCGAGACGCTGGCGCTCTGGCATCAGACGGAGGTCGAAGTGGGCACTCTTCTCGACGACCGCCTCAGTGGCCTCAGGTGGGCCTTTTACGGCAACCTCGCCATCATCGCCTTGATTTTGGCGGTTGCCGGCGTGCTTGCCTATGTCGTCACCCGCTCGATCTCCCGGCAACTGACGCGCCTTACCGGTGTTCTGGGTGATATCGAGACCGGCCGGTTCGATATCGAAATCCCCTATGCCGCTTTGCGGAACGAAATCGGCGCCATGGCGAAGAGTTTCGCCGTTTTCCGCGACGGCCTTGCCGAGGCCGAGCGCATGCGGCTCGAAAGAGAAGGCCAAAGCGCCGAGGCGATCCATGCCGCCGACCGCCGCATAAAGCTGGTGTCGGTCTTCACGGATCGGATGACCGCGCTGGCCGGGGCCTTCACCGCGTCGTCGGGCGAAGTGAACACCGCCGCCGAAGGCCTTTCGGCCAATGCGCGACACTCGGCCGACCGCACGGATGTGGTGAACACCGCAGCCGAGGAGGCATCGGTCAACGTCAATACCGTCGCCTCGGCGACGGAAGAACTGGCGGCCTCCATCGGCGAGATCGCCGGCCAGGTTCGCAAGTCGGCCGAGGTCGCCGCCACTGCTGCCAATGACGCAACGCTGTCCGAACAAAGCATCGGCGCATTGTCGGCAGCGGCCGAGAAAATCGGCGACGTCGTCAGCCTGATCTCGGCGATCGCCGAACAAACCAATCTTCTGGCGCTCAATGCCACTATCGAGGCGGCACGGGCCGGCGAGGCAGGCAAGGGATTCGCGGTCGTGGCGTCTGAGGTGAAGCAGCTCGCTTCGCAAACCGCCAAGGCCACCGCCGACATCTCGCAGAAAATCGTCGAAATCCAGACCCAGACCTCGACCTCGGTCGATGCCATCTCCCGCATCGTCAACACCGTTCGCTCGCTGGGCGACATCACCCAGGCCATCTCGGCCGCCGTCGAGCAACAGGGTGTCGCGACCCGCGAGATCGCCGTCAATTGCCAGCGTGCCGCCGCCGGCGCCGGCGCGGTCACCGAGAATATCGGCGAAGTGGCTGCCGCCGTCGACCTGACGGGCACGTCGGCCGGTCGGCTGACCAATCTCGCCCACGATCTTGCGCGCCGTGCCGAGGACCTCAATCAGGAGGTCGGCGCGTTCGCCGAGCAACTGGCCGCCGCCTGA